The proteins below come from a single Sphingomonas carotinifaciens genomic window:
- the parC gene encoding DNA topoisomerase IV subunit A, with the protein MATDLSDNPPIGILDAPFDSALSERYLVYALSTITARSLPDVRDGLKPVHRRLLWAMRLLKLDPASGYKKCARVVGDVIGKYHPHGDQSVYDAMVRLAQDFALRYPLVDGQGNFGNIDGDNAAAYRYTEARLTSVATDLMDGLDEDAVAYRPTYNGEEQEPELFPGLFPNLLANGASGIAVGMATSIPPHNAAELLDAAILLIDDPAADDDAVLALVKGPDFPTGGLVVDPPAVLRESYTTGRGGFRVRARWEIEREKGGGWQIVVSEIPYGVAKGKLIEQIAGLINDKKLPILADIRDESDEAVRIVLEPRARTVDPQVLMDGLFRFSDLETRISLNLNVLDKDRTPRVMSLREALAAWVEHQFVVLRRRSEHRLGKIADRIELLDGYLIAYLNLDRVIEIIRTEDEPKAVMIAEFSLTDRQAEAILNMRLRSLRRLEEFEIRGERDALDKERDSLTTLLGSEARQRTRMKRDLGKVRDRYGPETVLGRRRTGIEEAAPTRDIPLEAMIEREPITVILSQRGWVRAMKGHVDLASADTAKFKEGDGPAFAFHAQTTDKLLLAAENGRFFTLPADKLPGGRGFGEPVRAMIDLDGSVGIVGFLPAARAARLLVAASDGRGFVVQTGDVIAETRKGKTVVTTRAGAVLKVVRPVKPEDDYVAAIGDNRKMLVFPLTEFAELSRGTGVQLQRYRDGGLSDATTFVFKDGLSWPMGGDTGRVRVEHDLSAWRTARGAAGRMPPTGFPRDNRFT; encoded by the coding sequence ATGGCGACTGACCTTTCCGACAATCCCCCGATCGGCATCCTCGATGCCCCCTTCGACAGTGCGCTGTCCGAGCGTTACCTTGTCTATGCGCTGTCCACGATCACCGCGCGCTCTCTGCCGGACGTGCGCGATGGGCTGAAGCCGGTGCATCGGCGGCTGCTCTGGGCGATGCGGCTGCTGAAGCTGGACCCGGCCTCGGGGTACAAGAAGTGCGCGCGCGTCGTGGGCGACGTGATCGGCAAATATCACCCGCATGGCGACCAGTCGGTCTATGACGCGATGGTGCGCCTGGCGCAGGATTTCGCGCTGCGCTACCCGCTGGTCGACGGGCAGGGCAATTTCGGCAATATCGATGGCGATAACGCCGCGGCGTACCGCTATACCGAGGCGCGGCTGACCAGTGTCGCCACCGACCTGATGGACGGGCTGGACGAGGACGCGGTCGCCTATCGCCCGACCTATAATGGCGAGGAGCAGGAGCCCGAGCTGTTTCCCGGGCTGTTCCCCAACCTCCTGGCCAACGGGGCGAGCGGGATCGCGGTGGGGATGGCGACGAGCATCCCGCCGCACAATGCCGCCGAACTGCTCGATGCCGCGATCCTGTTGATCGACGATCCCGCCGCCGACGACGACGCGGTGCTGGCGCTGGTGAAGGGCCCGGATTTCCCGACCGGCGGGCTGGTGGTCGATCCGCCGGCGGTGCTGCGCGAAAGCTATACCACCGGGCGCGGCGGTTTTCGGGTGCGGGCGCGCTGGGAGATCGAGCGCGAGAAGGGCGGCGGCTGGCAGATCGTGGTCAGCGAGATCCCGTATGGCGTGGCCAAGGGCAAGCTGATCGAACAGATTGCCGGGCTGATCAACGACAAGAAGCTGCCGATCCTGGCCGACATTCGCGACGAATCGGACGAAGCGGTGCGCATCGTGCTGGAGCCGCGGGCGCGCACCGTCGATCCGCAGGTGCTGATGGACGGGCTGTTCCGTTTTTCCGATCTGGAAACGCGCATCAGCCTCAACCTGAACGTGCTGGACAAGGACCGCACCCCGCGCGTCATGTCGCTGCGCGAGGCGCTGGCGGCGTGGGTGGAGCATCAATTCGTGGTGCTGCGGCGGCGGTCCGAGCATCGCCTGGGCAAGATCGCCGACCGGATCGAGCTGCTCGACGGTTATCTGATCGCCTATCTGAACCTGGACCGGGTGATCGAGATCATCCGCACCGAGGACGAGCCCAAGGCGGTGATGATCGCCGAGTTCAGCCTGACCGACCGGCAGGCCGAGGCGATCCTGAACATGCGGCTGCGCTCCCTGCGCCGGCTGGAGGAGTTCGAGATCCGCGGCGAGCGCGATGCGCTGGACAAGGAGCGCGACTCGCTGACCACGCTGCTGGGCTCGGAAGCGCGGCAGCGGACGCGGATGAAGCGCGACCTGGGCAAGGTGCGCGACCGCTATGGCCCGGAAACCGTGCTGGGCAGGCGGCGGACCGGCATCGAGGAAGCGGCACCGACGCGCGACATCCCGCTGGAGGCGATGATCGAGCGCGAGCCGATCACCGTGATCCTGTCGCAGCGCGGATGGGTGCGGGCGATGAAGGGGCATGTCGATCTCGCCTCGGCCGACACCGCCAAGTTCAAGGAAGGTGACGGCCCCGCCTTCGCCTTTCACGCGCAGACCACCGACAAGCTGTTGCTGGCAGCGGAGAACGGGCGTTTCTTCACGCTGCCCGCCGACAAGCTGCCGGGGGGGCGCGGTTTCGGTGAGCCGGTGCGGGCGATGATCGATCTGGACGGATCGGTCGGGATCGTCGGCTTCCTGCCCGCCGCACGCGCGGCCCGGCTGCTGGTGGCGGCGTCGGACGGGCGCGGCTTCGTGGTGCAGACCGGCGACGTGATCGCGGAAACGCGCAAGGGCAAGACGGTGGTGACGACCCGCGCCGGCGCCGTGCTCAAGGTGGTGCGGCCGGTGAAGCCCGAGGACGATTATGTCGCGGCGATCGGTGACAACCGCAAGATGCTGGTGTTCCCGTTGACGGAGTTTGCCGAGCTGTCGCGGGGTACCGGGGTGCAGTTGCAGCGCTATCGCGACGGTGGCCTGTCTGATGCGACGACCTTCGTGTTCAAGGACGGGCTGAGCTGGCCGATGGGCGGCGATACCGGGCGCGTGCGGGTGGAGCATGACCTGTCGGCGTGGCGCACCGCGCGCGGGGCGGCGGGGCGGATGCCGCCGACCGGCTTCCCCAGGGATAATCGCTTCACCTGA
- a CDS encoding energy transducer TonB: MTQGERWTARVRAAVPTILVVGLLGAALVHGLGVRITAPAADEGLAVFSVAPPPPPPPRVVPERIPSQRAAGRASPRNLRSEATELVAPVPIVPLPVVVPVVTAPVARTGNDPTAGASDRPGPGTGAGGQGDGSGAGGDGDGDGDGFETPPRRIAGRIRDSDYPEAAADAGAGGTVSVRYYVETNGRATHCAVTRSSGNAALDAVTCRLIEKRFRYDPSRDVDGRPVRSIIVVDHDWQFEREPAQPSDGR, encoded by the coding sequence ATGACGCAAGGCGAGCGATGGACGGCGCGGGTGCGGGCGGCGGTGCCGACGATATTGGTCGTGGGGCTGCTTGGTGCGGCGCTGGTTCACGGATTGGGCGTGCGGATCACCGCTCCCGCGGCGGACGAGGGGCTGGCGGTGTTTAGCGTGGCGCCGCCACCGCCGCCGCCGCCCCGCGTGGTGCCCGAGCGGATACCCTCGCAACGGGCAGCCGGTCGGGCCTCGCCGCGCAACCTGCGCTCCGAGGCGACCGAGCTGGTGGCGCCGGTGCCGATCGTGCCGCTGCCGGTGGTGGTGCCGGTCGTGACCGCGCCGGTGGCGCGCACCGGCAACGATCCGACCGCAGGGGCGTCCGACCGGCCGGGACCGGGAACCGGCGCAGGCGGCCAGGGCGATGGCAGCGGCGCGGGCGGCGACGGCGACGGTGATGGCGACGGGTTCGAGACGCCGCCGCGGCGGATCGCGGGACGCATCCGCGACTCGGATTATCCGGAAGCGGCGGCGGATGCCGGTGCCGGGGGTACCGTGTCGGTGCGCTATTATGTGGAAACCAATGGCCGTGCGACGCACTGCGCGGTCACCCGGTCGAGCGGCAACGCGGCGTTGGACGCGGTGACCTGCCGCCTGATCGAGAAGCGCTTCCGCTATGATCCGTCACGCGATGTCGATGGGCGGCCGGTACGCTCGATCATCGTGGTCGATCATGACTGGCAATTCGAGCGGGAGCCGGCTCAACCGTCCGACGGGCGGTGA
- the purC gene encoding phosphoribosylaminoimidazolesuccinocarboxamide synthase, which produces MARRRQIYEGKAKILYEGPEPGTLIQYFKDDATAFNAQKKGTINGKGVLNNRISEHVFTLLDHIGVPTHFIRRLNMREQLIRQVEIVPIEVVVRNVAAGSLSKRLGIEEGTKLPRTIIEYYYKDDALGDPMISDEHIAAFGWASQEEMHDIADLAIRVNDFLCGLFAGVGIRLVDFKLEFGRIWDNDFGRIILADEISPDGCRLWDMTSGEKLDKDRFRRDLGGEVEAYQEVARRLGLLPDGGDNSVLDLEEHRKSRGK; this is translated from the coding sequence ATGGCTCGCCGCCGCCAGATCTACGAGGGCAAGGCCAAGATCCTGTACGAGGGCCCCGAGCCCGGCACGCTGATCCAGTATTTCAAGGACGACGCCACCGCCTTCAACGCGCAGAAGAAGGGGACGATCAACGGCAAGGGCGTGCTCAACAACCGTATTTCCGAGCATGTCTTCACGCTGCTCGATCATATCGGCGTGCCCACCCACTTCATCCGCCGCCTCAACATGCGCGAGCAGTTGATCCGCCAGGTGGAGATCGTGCCGATCGAGGTCGTGGTGCGCAACGTCGCCGCCGGCTCGCTGTCCAAGCGGCTGGGGATCGAGGAGGGCACGAAGCTGCCCCGCACGATCATCGAATATTACTACAAGGACGATGCGCTCGGCGATCCGATGATCTCGGACGAGCATATCGCCGCCTTTGGCTGGGCCAGCCAGGAGGAGATGCACGACATCGCCGATCTGGCGATCCGGGTGAACGATTTCCTGTGCGGCCTGTTTGCCGGCGTCGGCATCCGCCTGGTCGACTTCAAGCTGGAATTCGGCCGCATCTGGGACAATGACTTCGGTCGCATCATCCTGGCCGACGAGATCAGCCCCGATGGCTGCCGCCTGTGGGACATGACCTCGGGCGAAAAGCTCGACAAGGACCGTTTCCGCCGCGACCTTGGCGGCGAAGTCGAGGCTTATCAAGAGGTTGCGCGCCGGCTTGGCCTGCTGCCCGATGGCGGCGACAATTCGGTCCTCGATCTGGAAGAACACCGCAAGAGCCGGGGTAAGTGA
- the purS gene encoding phosphoribosylformylglycinamidine synthase subunit PurS: protein MKLRIFVTLKPGVLDPQGKAIHHALEGLGFGGVEDVRAGKLIEMQVADDTSDAQVDEMCRKLLANTVIENYRVERA from the coding sequence ATGAAGCTGCGTATTTTCGTGACCCTGAAGCCCGGCGTGCTCGACCCGCAGGGCAAGGCGATCCACCACGCGCTCGAAGGGCTCGGCTTCGGCGGGGTCGAGGATGTGCGCGCCGGCAAGCTGATCGAGATGCAGGTCGCCGACGACACCAGCGACGCGCAGGTGGACGAGATGTGCCGCAAGCTGCTCGCCAACACGGTGATCGAGAATTACCGGGTGGAGCGCGCCTGA
- the purQ gene encoding phosphoribosylformylglycinamidine synthase subunit PurQ, whose product MKTAVIVFPGSNCDRDVAVALEQVTGVKPAMVWHGDSDLPDGLDFVAVPGGFSYGDYLRSGAIAARSPIMRSVVEQADKGLKVFGVCNGFQVLTEAGLLPGALMRNGALNFVCRDVKLEVANADSAFTRLYAAGETLTVPVAHHDGNYFADADTLDRLEGEGQVAFRYAEPVNGSARNIAGLLNARGNVLGMMPHPERRIEAAHGGTDGRRLFEAVLETVSA is encoded by the coding sequence ATGAAGACCGCGGTCATCGTATTCCCCGGCTCGAACTGCGACCGCGACGTGGCGGTGGCGCTGGAACAGGTGACCGGCGTGAAGCCCGCCATGGTGTGGCACGGCGACAGCGACCTGCCGGACGGGCTGGACTTCGTCGCGGTGCCCGGCGGCTTCTCCTATGGCGACTATCTGCGCTCCGGCGCGATCGCCGCCCGCTCGCCGATCATGCGTTCGGTGGTCGAACAGGCGGACAAGGGCCTGAAGGTTTTTGGCGTCTGCAACGGCTTTCAGGTACTGACCGAGGCGGGGCTGCTGCCCGGCGCGCTGATGCGCAACGGCGCGCTCAACTTCGTCTGCCGCGACGTGAAGCTGGAGGTGGCGAACGCCGACAGCGCCTTTACCCGCCTCTACGCTGCGGGCGAGACGCTCACCGTCCCCGTCGCGCATCATGACGGCAACTATTTCGCCGACGCCGACACGCTCGACCGGCTGGAGGGCGAAGGCCAGGTCGCGTTCCGCTACGCAGAGCCCGTCAACGGCTCGGCGCGCAACATCGCCGGCCTGCTCAACGCCCGCGGCAACGTGCTCGGCATGATGCCCCACCCCGAACGCCGCATCGAGGCCGCCCATGGCGGCACCGACGGCCGCCGCCTGTTCGAAGCCGTCCTGGAAACGGTCAGCGCGTAG
- a CDS encoding MFS transporter, producing the protein MATIYGAERRGTTQNEKLVIGASSLGTVFEWYDFYLYGLLATHISKQFFSGVNETTGFILALGAFAAGFAVRPFGALVFGRIGDLVGRKNTFLVTMGIMGLSTFAVGLLPSYGTIGIAAPIILVGLRLLQGLALGGEYGGAATYVAEHAPDGKRGLYTSFIQTTATLGLFAALLVVIGFRNMLGEETFGSFGWRLPFLVSIILLGVSMWIRLQLSESPVFLKMKEEGTTSKAPLTEAFGRWGNLKVVLIALFGAAMGQAVVWYTGQFYALFFLEKMLKVDGATANVLMAVALALGTPFFVIFGWLSDLIGRKPIIMAGCALAAVTYFPLFGALTGAANPALARAQAAAPVSVVAHGGDCSFQFDPVGRNTFDARSCDIAKSYLAKNGISYANVEAAEGAVAEVRIGARRLVAPDPSVVTGEARKGAVAAYQAALKGALAEAGYPAKAEGMNTVAVVAILWFMVLLVTMVYGPIAALLVELFPTRIRYTSMSLPYHIGNGWFGGFLPTTAFAMVAATGDIYYGLWYPVVLASVTLVLGVLFLPETFRRDIGQ; encoded by the coding sequence ATGGCGACCATCTATGGCGCGGAACGAAGGGGCACGACGCAGAACGAGAAGCTGGTGATCGGCGCATCGTCGCTGGGCACGGTATTCGAATGGTATGATTTCTACCTGTACGGCTTGCTGGCGACGCACATTTCGAAGCAGTTCTTTTCGGGCGTGAACGAGACGACCGGGTTCATCCTGGCACTGGGGGCGTTCGCCGCGGGCTTTGCGGTGCGGCCGTTCGGGGCGCTGGTGTTCGGGCGGATCGGCGACCTGGTAGGGCGCAAGAACACGTTCCTGGTGACGATGGGGATCATGGGGCTGTCCACCTTCGCGGTGGGGCTGTTGCCATCCTATGGCACGATCGGAATCGCGGCGCCGATCATCCTGGTCGGATTGCGGCTGTTGCAGGGGCTGGCACTGGGCGGCGAATATGGCGGGGCGGCGACCTATGTCGCCGAGCATGCGCCCGACGGCAAGCGGGGGCTGTATACCAGCTTCATCCAGACCACGGCCACGCTGGGGCTGTTCGCGGCGCTGCTGGTGGTGATCGGGTTCCGCAACATGCTGGGCGAGGAGACGTTCGGCAGCTTCGGCTGGCGGTTGCCGTTCCTGGTTTCGATCATCCTGCTCGGCGTATCCATGTGGATCCGGTTGCAACTGTCGGAAAGCCCGGTGTTCCTGAAGATGAAGGAAGAGGGCACGACATCGAAGGCGCCGCTGACCGAGGCGTTCGGGCGGTGGGGCAATCTGAAGGTCGTGCTGATCGCGCTGTTCGGGGCGGCGATGGGGCAGGCGGTGGTGTGGTACACCGGGCAGTTCTACGCGCTGTTCTTCCTGGAAAAGATGCTGAAGGTGGATGGCGCCACGGCGAACGTGCTGATGGCGGTGGCGCTTGCCCTGGGCACGCCCTTCTTCGTGATCTTTGGCTGGTTGTCGGACCTGATCGGGCGAAAGCCGATCATCATGGCCGGCTGCGCGCTCGCGGCGGTGACCTATTTCCCGCTGTTCGGCGCATTGACCGGGGCCGCCAACCCGGCGCTGGCGCGGGCACAGGCGGCGGCGCCGGTCAGCGTGGTGGCGCATGGCGGCGACTGTTCGTTCCAATTCGATCCCGTCGGGCGCAACACCTTCGATGCGCGGAGTTGCGACATCGCCAAGTCGTATCTGGCCAAGAACGGCATCAGCTATGCCAATGTCGAGGCGGCCGAAGGGGCGGTGGCGGAGGTGCGGATCGGCGCGCGGCGGCTGGTGGCGCCCGATCCCTCCGTCGTGACCGGCGAGGCACGCAAAGGGGCGGTGGCCGCGTATCAGGCCGCGTTGAAGGGGGCGCTGGCCGAGGCGGGGTATCCGGCCAAGGCGGAGGGCATGAACACGGTCGCGGTGGTGGCGATCCTGTGGTTCATGGTGCTGCTGGTGACCATGGTCTATGGGCCGATCGCGGCGTTGCTGGTCGAGCTGTTCCCGACGCGTATCCGGTACACCTCGATGTCGTTGCCCTATCATATCGGCAACGGGTGGTTCGGCGGGTTCCTGCCGACGACGGCGTTCGCGATGGTCGCGGCGACCGGGGATATCTATTACGGGCTCTGGTATCCAGTGGTGCTGGCGAGCGTGACGCTGGTGCTGGGGGTGCTGTTTTTGCCGGAGACGTTTCGACGGGATATTGGGCAGTGA
- the acs gene encoding acetate--CoA ligase, giving the protein MTETIHAAPTGVEGSIDRADYERQYRASVEDSDAYWRDQAQAIDWITPFRQVQDTSFNEADFRIRWFADGELNVSVNCVDRHLATRGDQVAIVWEGDEPGETRSITYRELHRDVCRFANVLKDLGAKKGDRITLYLPMIAEAAAAMLACTRIGAIHSIVFGGFSPDSLANRIQDCDSRIVITADEGCRGGKRIPLKANVDKALAQCPSVEHVLVIRRTGGDVAFTEGRDIWLHDALQGVSDDCAPEPMNAEDPLFILYTSGSTGKPKGVLHTTGGYLVWVTKTFRDVFDYRDGEVYWCTADIGWVTGHSYVVYGPLANGATTVMFDGVPNYPDHARLWETIDRLGVNILYTAPTAIRALMREGKDWVTKYSRRSLRLLGTVGEPINPEAWDWYHRVVGDGRCPVVDTWWQTETGGMLIAPLPYATDLKPGSATKPLPGVQPQLVDTEGKVLEGATEGNLVIADSWPGQMRTVWGDHDRFFQTYFSTYPGKYFTGDGCRRDADGYYWITGRVDDVINVSGHRMGTAEVESALVAHAKVAEAAVVGMPHEVKGQGIYAYVTLNAGEEPSEELRTELRQWVRQEIGPIASPDALQFAPGLPKTRSGKIMRRILRKIAENDVGNLGDTSTLADPAVVNTLVAERVR; this is encoded by the coding sequence ATGACCGAAACCATCCATGCCGCACCCACCGGCGTCGAGGGCAGCATCGACCGGGCAGACTATGAACGGCAATACCGCGCGTCGGTCGAGGACAGCGACGCCTATTGGCGCGATCAGGCGCAGGCGATCGACTGGATCACCCCGTTCCGGCAGGTGCAGGACACCTCATTCAACGAGGCGGATTTCCGCATCCGCTGGTTCGCCGATGGTGAATTGAACGTCTCGGTCAACTGCGTCGACCGCCATCTTGCCACCCGCGGCGATCAGGTCGCGATCGTCTGGGAGGGCGACGAGCCCGGCGAAACCCGCTCGATCACCTATCGCGAACTGCACCGCGACGTCTGCCGCTTCGCCAATGTCTTGAAGGATCTCGGCGCGAAGAAGGGCGATCGCATCACCCTCTACCTGCCGATGATCGCAGAGGCCGCCGCGGCGATGCTCGCCTGCACGCGGATCGGCGCGATCCACTCGATCGTCTTTGGCGGCTTCTCGCCCGACAGCCTGGCGAACCGCATCCAGGATTGCGATTCGCGCATCGTCATCACCGCTGACGAAGGCTGTCGCGGCGGCAAGCGCATCCCGCTCAAGGCCAATGTCGACAAGGCGTTGGCCCAGTGCCCGTCTGTCGAACACGTCCTCGTCATCCGCCGCACCGGTGGCGACGTGGCCTTCACCGAGGGGCGTGATATCTGGCTGCACGACGCGCTTCAGGGGGTGTCGGACGACTGCGCGCCCGAACCGATGAACGCCGAAGACCCGCTGTTCATCCTCTACACCTCCGGCTCCACCGGCAAGCCCAAGGGCGTGCTGCACACCACCGGCGGCTATCTCGTCTGGGTGACCAAGACCTTCCGCGACGTGTTCGACTACCGCGATGGCGAAGTCTATTGGTGTACCGCCGATATCGGCTGGGTCACCGGGCACAGCTATGTCGTCTACGGCCCGCTCGCCAACGGCGCGACCACGGTGATGTTCGACGGCGTGCCGAACTATCCCGATCATGCCCGCTTGTGGGAGACGATCGATCGTCTCGGCGTCAACATCCTCTACACCGCCCCCACTGCGATCCGCGCGCTGATGCGCGAAGGCAAGGACTGGGTGACGAAATACAGCCGCCGGTCACTGCGCCTCCTCGGCACGGTGGGGGAGCCGATCAACCCCGAGGCATGGGACTGGTATCACCGCGTCGTCGGCGATGGCCGCTGCCCGGTCGTCGATACCTGGTGGCAGACGGAGACGGGCGGCATGCTCATCGCCCCCCTGCCCTATGCCACCGATCTCAAGCCCGGTTCCGCCACCAAGCCGCTGCCCGGCGTGCAACCGCAACTCGTCGATACCGAGGGCAAGGTGCTGGAGGGTGCCACCGAGGGCAATCTGGTGATCGCCGACAGCTGGCCCGGTCAGATGCGCACCGTCTGGGGCGATCATGATCGCTTCTTCCAGACCTATTTCTCCACCTATCCGGGCAAATATTTCACCGGCGATGGCTGCCGCCGCGACGCGGACGGGTATTACTGGATCACCGGCCGGGTGGACGATGTCATCAACGTCTCCGGCCACCGCATGGGCACCGCCGAGGTGGAATCGGCGCTCGTCGCCCATGCCAAGGTCGCGGAAGCCGCCGTCGTCGGCATGCCGCACGAGGTGAAGGGCCAGGGCATCTACGCGTATGTGACGCTCAACGCCGGCGAGGAGCCTTCGGAAGAGCTGCGCACCGAATTGCGGCAATGGGTCCGGCAGGAAATCGGCCCCATCGCCAGCCCGGATGCGCTGCAATTCGCGCCCGGCCTGCCCAAGACGCGCTCCGGCAAGATCATGCGCCGCATCCTGCGCAAGATCGCGGAGAACGACGTCGGCAATCTTGGCGACACCTCGACCCTCGCCGATCCAGCGGTGGTCAACACGCTCGTCGCCGAGCGGGTGCGATAA
- a CDS encoding queuosine precursor transporter translates to MDVSPAVKVTARDLRGRDFRWFDYVMAAFVTILLLSNVIGAGKVATITLPLLGPWPFGAGILFFPLSYIIGDVLTEVYGYARTRRVIWAGTGAVLFMALMSWIVVALPPAPSWTNQAAYETVFGQVPRIVLASVCAFWAGEFVNAYVMARMKLWSGGRHLWMRTIGSTVVGQGVDSLIFYPLAFWGAQGWTTGLVVTVLYTQWALKVGWEVLLTPLTYLVVGGLKRAEGVDVFDAGTDFTPFRARV, encoded by the coding sequence ATGGACGTTTCACCGGCCGTGAAGGTCACGGCGCGCGACCTGCGGGGGCGCGATTTCCGCTGGTTCGACTATGTGATGGCGGCGTTCGTCACCATCCTGTTGCTGTCGAACGTGATCGGGGCAGGCAAGGTCGCGACCATCACCCTGCCGCTGCTGGGGCCGTGGCCGTTCGGTGCGGGTATCCTGTTCTTTCCGCTCAGTTACATCATCGGCGACGTGCTGACCGAGGTGTACGGCTATGCACGGACGCGGCGGGTGATCTGGGCGGGGACCGGGGCGGTGCTGTTCATGGCGCTGATGAGCTGGATCGTCGTGGCGCTGCCGCCGGCGCCGAGCTGGACCAACCAGGCCGCGTACGAGACGGTGTTCGGGCAGGTGCCCCGGATCGTGCTGGCCAGCGTCTGTGCGTTCTGGGCGGGCGAGTTCGTCAACGCCTATGTGATGGCGCGCATGAAGCTGTGGTCGGGCGGGCGGCATCTGTGGATGCGGACGATCGGATCGACCGTGGTCGGACAGGGCGTCGACAGCCTGATCTTCTATCCGCTCGCCTTCTGGGGTGCGCAAGGGTGGACGACCGGACTGGTGGTGACGGTGCTGTACACGCAATGGGCGCTGAAGGTCGGGTGGGAGGTGCTGCTGACCCCGCTCACCTATCTGGTAGTCGGCGGGCTGAAGCGCGCTGAGGGCGTCGACGTATTCGACGCGGGCACCGACTTCACGCCGTTTCGTGCCCGCGTCTGA